A genomic segment from Nitratiruptor sp. YY08-10 encodes:
- a CDS encoding HAMP domain-containing sensor histidine kinase, whose product MGKKILFKMLKESDMLSMIYETTITFIIAIFFFILVGITIRYFIVLRALNRYKYAIENRNYLSYQSFPSELKTLIFMCNKKLFDLQLQNDILKQFNLYLAHEIKRPLTRIVMSIEHISNLELDHLHNDLLQTIKIIDRLLYLSNSYNLNTINRICINEVIQDIIHSLQSDIEITFLQNGLIHIHGDKDLIKIALQNMIENAIKYSTKKNKILIVLHSNKKNFLIIRDWGVGIQKSNCKKIFHFSYQESSFNQGYGIGLALAKWIFDYHGLAIKIYSKKGYGTRVKIIF is encoded by the coding sequence TTGGGAAAAAAGATTTTATTCAAAATGTTAAAAGAGTCGGATATGTTATCAATGATATATGAAACTACTATAACTTTCATAATAGCAATATTTTTTTTTATTTTAGTTGGAATCACAATAAGATATTTCATTGTATTAAGAGCACTAAATAGATATAAATATGCTATTGAAAATAGAAACTATTTATCTTATCAAAGCTTTCCAAGTGAATTAAAAACCCTAATATTTATGTGCAATAAAAAGTTATTTGATTTGCAACTCCAAAATGATATATTAAAACAGTTTAATCTCTATTTGGCTCATGAAATAAAAAGACCATTAACTCGTATAGTAATGAGCATAGAACATATAAGCAATCTTGAATTAGACCATTTACATAATGATTTGCTTCAAACTATTAAAATCATTGATAGACTCCTTTATCTTTCAAATAGCTATAATTTAAATACAATAAATCGTATTTGTATTAATGAAGTTATTCAAGATATTATCCACTCTTTACAATCAGATATTGAAATTACATTTTTGCAAAATGGCTTGATACATATTCATGGAGATAAAGATTTGATAAAAATAGCACTTCAAAATATGATAGAAAATGCCATAAAATATTCAACAAAGAAAAATAAGATCTTAATTGTTTTACATTCAAATAAAAAAAACTTCTTAATAATTAGAGATTGGGGAGTTGGAATTCAAAAATCTAATTGCAAAAAAATATTTCATTTTTCTTATCAAGAGAGTAGTTTCAACCAAGGATATGGTATAGGATTAGCCCTCGCAAAATGGATATTTGATTATCATGGCTTGGCTATAAAAATTTATAGCAAAAAAGGTTATGGGACAAGAGTTAAGATCATATTTTAA